The genomic segment CCGCATCGACGACGGCAGCTACACGCCCGGCTTCCGCCTGGTGCTCGGGCAGATCGCGAAGCAACTCGACGTGAGCGTGGTGCCCGTGCGCGAGGCCATCCGCCGCCTCGAAGCGGAGGGGCTGGTGACCTTCGAACGCAACGTGGGCGCCCAGGTGGCGATGGTCGACGAGCGCGAGTACTTCTACACGATGGAGACATTGAGCCTGGTGGAGGGCGCGGCCACCGCACTCTCGGCTCCCCTGGTCACGCCGAGCGACCTCAGGCGCGCCCGCGAGATCAACGCCGAGATGATCGACTGCCTCGACCATTTCGATCCGCGCCGCTTCACCGAGCTGAACCGGGCGTTCCACTCGGTGCTCTTCGAGCACTGCCCGAACCCGCACGTGCTCGACCTCGTGCACCGCGGCTGGAAGCGTCTGGCCGTGCTCCGCGACTCGACCTTCAGCTTCGTGCCCGGCCGCGCCCGCGAGTCCGTCGATGAACACGAGCGACTGCTGCAGCTGATCGAGTCGGGCGCCCCGCCGCTCGAGATCGAACTCGCCGCCCGTGCCCACCGCACCGGCACGCTCGACGCCCTCCTCTCCTACCAGGCCGCCCACCACACCGAAAGCGCCAGGCGATGACCAGCTTCCGAACGAACCCCCAGTCGATCCGCGGATCGATCGCCCCTCTGATGACTCCCTTCACCGCCGACGGCGCCGTCGACCACGAGAGCCTCGCCAACCTCGTGAACTGGCAACTCGCCAACGGCACGCACGGGCTCTCCATCGGAGGCTCGACCGGTGAGCCCGCGGCGCAGAGTAACGCCGAGCGCCTGGCCGCGATCGAGACCGTGATCGCCGCCGGGGCGGGCCGGGTGCCCGTGGTGGCCGGCACCGGCAGTGCGAAGCTCGACGAGACCATCGAATTGACGGCGGCAGCGCGGGATGCCGGCATCGACGCCTCGCTCATCATCACGCCCTACTACGCCCGGCCCACGCAAGAGGCGCTCTACGTCTGGTACAAGACGATCGCGGCCGAGTTCCCCGACCTGCCGATCCTCGCCTACAACGTTCCCGTGCGCACCGCGGTCGACATCGCGCCCGAGACGATCGCCCGCCTCTACCGCGACGTCGACAACTTCGTGGGCGTCAAGGAGACCACGAAAGACTTCGAGCACTTCTCCCGAGTGATCCAACTCTGCGGCCGCGACCTCATCGTGTGGTCGGGCATCGAGCTGCTCTGCCTTCCGCTGCTCGCACTCGGCGGCACCGGATTCCTCTCGGCCACCGCGAACATCGCCCCGGCCGCCCACGCGCGGATGTACGAGCTGTGGCAGGCGGGCGACATCGAGGGGGCGCGCGAGATCCACTACGGACTGCATCCGCTCGTCGACCTGTTGTTCGTCGAGACCAACCCGGCGCCCGGCAAATGGGTGCTCGAGCAGCGCGGGCTCATCCGTTCGGGCCACGTGCGGCCGCCCCTCATCACGCCGACCGAGGCGGGACTGACGAAGATCCGGGCCTTGCTCGAGCAGGGTGCCGACTACCTCACTCCCGTCGGCGAATTCGGCCTCGGCGACTCCAGCATCGGAGCACAGCGACCATGACCTCCCCACAGAGCCCCGCGATCCCGCACGTGCCCGAGGGCCTGCCCGACCGCATCCGGCACTTCATCGACGGCGAATTCGTCGACAGCGTCGGCGGAGCCACCTTCGACGTGCTCGACCCGGTGTCGAACACGAGCTACGTGCAGGCGGCCGCAGGTCAGATGGCCGACATCGACCGCGCCGTCGCTGCCGCCCGCCGCGCCTTCGACGACGGGCCGTGGCCCCGGATGCTGCCGCGTGCCCGGTCGCGCATCCTGAACCGCGTCGCCGACATCGTGGAGTCGCGGGATGCCCGGCTCGCCGAGCTGGAGTCGTTCGACTCCGGGCTCCCGATCACCCAGGCGCTCGGGCAGGCCCAGCGGGCTGCCGAGAACTTCCGCTTCTTCGCCGACCTGATCGTGGCGCAGACGGATGACGCCTACAAGGTGCCGGGGCGGCAGCTCAACTACGTCAACCGCAAGCCCAAGGGCGTCGCTGGTCTCATCACCCCGTGGAACACCCCGTTCATGCTCGAGAGCTGGAAGCTCGCCCCCGCGCTCGCCTCCGGATGCGCGGTCGTGCTGAAGCCGGCCGAGTTCACGCCCCTCTCGGCCAGTCTCTGGGCCGACATCTTCCGCGAGGCGGGGGTGCCCGACGGGGTGTTCAACCTGGTGAACGGGCTCGGTGAGGAGGCGGGCGACGCTCTGGTGAAGCATCCGGATGTGCAGCTCATCTCGTTCACCGGCGAGAGCTCGACCGGGCAGGTCATCTTCGCCAACTGCGCGCCCACGCTGAAGGGCATGTCGATGGAACTCGGCGGCAAATCACCCGCCGTGGTGTTCGCCGACGCCGACCTCGACGCCGCGATCGACTCGACGCTGTTCGGGGTGTTCTCGCTGAACGGCGAGCGGTGCACGGCCGGGTCGCGCATCCTGGTCGAGCGGCCCGTCTACGACGAATTCGTGGAACGGTTCGCCGCCCGCGCGGCCGACATCGTGGTGGGCGACCCGCACGATCCTGCCACCGAGGTGGGGGCGCTCGTGCATCCGGAGCACTTCGCGAAGGTGATGAGCTACGTCGAGATCGGCAAGAGCGAGGGGCGCCTGGTGGCGGGCGGCGGTCGACCGGCCCACCTGCCGACCGGCAACTACGTCGCGCCCACCGTGTTCGTCGACGTGGCGCCGTCGGCTCGCACCTTTCAGGAAGAGATCTTCGGACCCGTCGTGGCGATCAC from the Herbiconiux aconitum genome contains:
- a CDS encoding GntR family transcriptional regulator is translated as MSDSSKSERAYAFVKARIDDGSYTPGFRLVLGQIAKQLDVSVVPVREAIRRLEAEGLVTFERNVGAQVAMVDEREYFYTMETLSLVEGAATALSAPLVTPSDLRRAREINAEMIDCLDHFDPRRFTELNRAFHSVLFEHCPNPHVLDLVHRGWKRLAVLRDSTFSFVPGRARESVDEHERLLQLIESGAPPLEIELAARAHRTGTLDALLSYQAAHHTESARR
- the dapA gene encoding 4-hydroxy-tetrahydrodipicolinate synthase gives rise to the protein MTSFRTNPQSIRGSIAPLMTPFTADGAVDHESLANLVNWQLANGTHGLSIGGSTGEPAAQSNAERLAAIETVIAAGAGRVPVVAGTGSAKLDETIELTAAARDAGIDASLIITPYYARPTQEALYVWYKTIAAEFPDLPILAYNVPVRTAVDIAPETIARLYRDVDNFVGVKETTKDFEHFSRVIQLCGRDLIVWSGIELLCLPLLALGGTGFLSATANIAPAAHARMYELWQAGDIEGAREIHYGLHPLVDLLFVETNPAPGKWVLEQRGLIRSGHVRPPLITPTEAGLTKIRALLEQGADYLTPVGEFGLGDSSIGAQRP
- the hpaE gene encoding 5-carboxymethyl-2-hydroxymuconate semialdehyde dehydrogenase; this translates as MTSPQSPAIPHVPEGLPDRIRHFIDGEFVDSVGGATFDVLDPVSNTSYVQAAAGQMADIDRAVAAARRAFDDGPWPRMLPRARSRILNRVADIVESRDARLAELESFDSGLPITQALGQAQRAAENFRFFADLIVAQTDDAYKVPGRQLNYVNRKPKGVAGLITPWNTPFMLESWKLAPALASGCAVVLKPAEFTPLSASLWADIFREAGVPDGVFNLVNGLGEEAGDALVKHPDVQLISFTGESSTGQVIFANCAPTLKGMSMELGGKSPAVVFADADLDAAIDSTLFGVFSLNGERCTAGSRILVERPVYDEFVERFAARAADIVVGDPHDPATEVGALVHPEHFAKVMSYVEIGKSEGRLVAGGGRPAHLPTGNYVAPTVFVDVAPSARTFQEEIFGPVVAITPFDTEEEALHLANGVKYGLAAYIWTTDLERAHLFAQAVDSGMVWLNSHNVRDLRTPFGGVKASGLGHEGGYRSLDFYSDQQAVHITLGPVHTPRFGAH